CAGCCCGGACCTCGTACCGGCCACCGATGAGGAGAGTCATGTCGCCAACGCTAGGTGATCCCACGACGAACGATGGCCTACCGCAATGTCTGAGACTGGTGAGACCATCTCGCGAGTTTGGAACATGTCTCCGTCCGCGACGGCTTCAGTATGTTTGCAAGGGGAACGAGGAGGGTTGGTCAGACTTCATGGACGACATCGTGGGCGGTCGCTACCTGCTGCAATCCGGAGGCGAGAAGATCCCGCAAGGGAACCAATCGACGGTCCGCAGGGGTGTTGACATGACGAATCTCGAGCCCGTCGCGATTAAGTTCGTCCAGGCGCTGCGCGATGACTTCACTGAACGCATGTTCGAGCGCGAGACCAGCGCTCTTCTCCGACTAAAACACCCGAACATCGTTGGGTTGCGCGACTTCGGTGTCGATGACTCGGATACCTACTATGTCGTCCTCGACTGGATGGATTCCTCGCTGCAACAGAAGCTTGCCGCCCCATTCTGGAATGGATGGAATGAGTTCTATCCCGACGTCTTCCGGCCCCTTCTCTCCGCGGTCGCGTTCGCCCACCTAAACGACACCGAGCATCGAGATATCAAACCAGCGAACATATTGCTGGACTCCGATCTGCGCCCGTTCGTCGCGGACTTCGGAATCGCGACGCTACGAGCTTCGGGTCTGCCCAGCACGCAGACTGTTCAGCGGTTCAGGTCGGTTCCGTACGCGCCGCCCGAGGAGCCGCGCAAGCCGTTTGTGCGCGACGTGTTTAGTCTCGGTGTGCTCGCAATCCAGTGCATGACGCCCACCGCGATCACGGATTACGACCAGATCCTGCCAGCGCTGAACGAAGCCGACCTTCCCGACGGTGTCCGAGATATCCTCCGGCGATGTGTCGATTTCAACCCCGACCTTCGCCCGACATCAGGTGCCGAACTCGAGGGTTTGCTAGAAGACAGATGGCAGATGGTCTCGGAGTCGGCAGGCAGGCGGCAGAACACCATTTGGCTCGAGTACACGCTGCGCGCTCGGACGGACCTTGAACAACTTGCGACGTCGGGTCAGCCCATCGGGTCAATGATTGCGCGAGACCTTGAGCACGCCGTCCACGCAGAGTTCGGAATCGACAAGACCACCGGAGCAACCGATCGGTCATGGATGTTCGTATACGGCGCGTCATACCGGTACTCGGTTGCCACGCCACGAGCGGATGGAGACCCGCTCCGCATAACGGCCGTCACCCTTCTCGAGTTCGATGCCATGGAGCATGGGCGGCGAAGGTCCCTCGAACTGCCCGCAATCTTCCGGTGGGAGACGCGGCGCCCCCTGAACATCCTCACATCGGTACAGGGGTGGCGAACCTTACAGCGCGTGGTGGAATCTCACCTCGACGCGAGTGTGGCACCGACAGAGGAGGTCGCTAACGACGAACAATTCGAGCTCTGGAGCCGCGTGCTCGATGCGCGCGCCGAACTCGCGAGGGGGGTTGCGAAGCCGATGCGCTACCGGCGTGGAGTGATGCTCGGGCGACGGGCGACCTTCGATCTTCTCGATGAGGTCGACGATGATCTCATGGGTACCTATTGGGAGGCCTTCGACCCGGACAAACCACGTCACGGTTTCAGTGGTGAGGTAATCGAGCAGGATGCGGGAGAAATCACAATCCTCCTCACGCGAGGCCCAAGGTCGATCCCAGGACGCGGTGTGCTCCGACCCTATGACGCACCGAGCACCATAGCCCTGTCTCGCCAGCGGAGTGCCCTCTTGGCTATCCGAGACGGGAAGGTTCCTAACGACAGCATCAGGGACGTGGTCCTTGACCCGTCGCGGAGCCGCCCACCGGCACGAATCTCCATTGACAGCTGGCAGTCCGAGATGGACCCAGACAAGAAGACCGCGATCGAGCTCGCCGTGGGCAACAGCGAGATGATGATCGTTGAGGGGCCACCAGGCACAGGGAAGACGAGATTCATCGCAGAGCTCGTCTACCAGATCCTCCGTTCAGACCCCCGAAAAAAGATCCTCATCGCGTCGCAGACCAATGCGGCGGTCGATAACGCGTTGGAGCGAATTAGTGAGGTTGGTCTCACCAGTATCGTGAGGCTGGCGGGTGCATCGTCCGCAGCCATCAGCCCGGCTGTTCACCCTTTGATCATGGAGAATCAACTGCCGCGGTGGGCTGACTCCATTCGCGCAAATGCCCGCACCACTATCCAAGCGGACGCGCAACGGCACAACATCCCGGTGCAGCACGCACTTGCTGTCCTATTGCTCGAGCAGGTAGCAGCCCTGGGCAATGAACGTCAGCTGCTCGAGTCACGAATCGGCTCGAGCCCTCGCCGATCTGGAAGCATCACCGGGCTGGAGGACGTCGAGAAGGTTGAGCAGCAAGACGAACTGATCGCTCGCATTGATCAGCTGAGAGACCGGAGTGCTGCGCATGTCGCATCCGCTCGAGAGTTGCTTGATGGAGATCTTGAACTGGAGTCCGGGCTGTCGCACATCGCTGCGAGAGAGGCGATTGCAAAGCTTCTCGATGGCAAGCCCAACGCCCAAGCCTTCTTGCGTCGTGTCGGACTCCAGGCCGAATGGATGGACCGGATCGAGTCAGACGAGGAGGTGACCGGCGCGTTCCTAGCGACGACGTCCGTGGTCGCCGGAACCTGCGTTGGTGTCCTCCGCCACAGGGCGATCGCTGAGATTGAGTTCGACTTGTGCATCGTCGACGAGGCGTCCAGAGCCACTCTCACAGAAGCGATGATTCCACTGTCGCGAGCGAAGCAGTGGGTAGTAGTGGGTGACACCCGCCAACTCCCCCCGAGCGACGAAGACCTCATTCGTAGACCCGACATCCTCAATGAGCACAGCATCAACGAGTTCGATGTCCTTGAGACACTCTTTCAGCGACTTGTCGATCGCTTGCCAAGAGAGTCCCAAGTTATGTTACGAAGCCAATACAGAATGATCCGTCCGATAGGCGAGATGATCTCGGCGTGTTTCTACGACGGACAATTGCAGTCGCCCAAGGATGGCGGTATCCCCGGTTACAATCTCTGGGCGGGGGCCCCGGTGACGTGGCTAGACACGTCCCACATGGGTGATGAGCGACGCGAAGCGACAGCAGGCAGCACGTCGGTGGCGAACCGCACCGAGGCAAAGGTGCTCGTCGATCGAATCGTTCATCTCGACGCGGCGCTCGACCGAGGGCTGATTCGACCTGGCTCAGAACGACCGCTCAAAATCCTGGCGATCGCTCCGTACATGAGTCAAGTGGGAGACATCCGACGCCGAGTCGCGGCGACAAACTTCAAGCACCTCACTGTGACGGTCATGTCAGTCGACGCCGTCCAGGGGCGAGAAGCAGACATCGCCTTCTTCTCCGTCACACGCAGCAATCGCAATCGCAAGCTAGGATTCCTCGGGCCGTCGTACTGGCGCCGCATCAACGTTGCGCTCTCGCGCGCCCGCTTCGGGCTAGTGATTGTCGGTGACGCCGAGTTCATCCGGTCGCAGGAGAGCGGGCTCTCGAAGGTACTTCGGCACATCGAGCTAAACCCAGGCGACTGCATGATCAGGAACGCAACGGGATGATCCAGACCTATACGAACCTGATGCGGCGCTTCGCCGACGCCCGCCCTGGTCTCAAACTGCTGGCGGTTGAAGAAGCGGCGTTACCCGTCACGGTTCTGCGAACCGACGCCCTCGTCCACGAGCGAACGGAGCTTCCCGCCACAGATGAGTTCTTCCTGAGATTCGTCGATGCCGGGGTAGATTCCGTCGAGGATATCGCCGGATACCTTGGACTCCCTTCGGCACTGGTGCTCGAAGCGGCCGTTCGCCAGAGCAGTTCCGGGAACGTGGAACGGATCGACGCCGCGAGGTTCGCAACGACTCAAGTTGGTCGAGCTGCGATCAGCGACTTCGTCGCCTCGCGGCCGACGCTGAAGCAAATCACGTTCGTCTTTGATCGACTCGCTTGGCGTCCTGCGCCGTATCAACAGTCACCGCTCCTGCGTCGAGGAGACGCCTCCCAGGCAGGGAGGCTACTAATCCCAGCGTCCTCGAGCGCGGCGATCACCACCCGAGATGTCGCCGTGGCGGACTTGAATCGCATCATGCCGGGCAACCGGGCGGCTGCGTTGAGACTAAACAGGATCGTCGGCAGGAAGCACCTTTGGGCTCCCGCGCAGCTACTCGTGTTCGGAGATGCAGCCTCGCGAGAAATCGAACTAGCCGTATACGTCGACGACGAGATCGTCCAGATGCATGAGCATGCGCTTCAGTCAACCGATGTCGTCGCACGACTCGACATGAGCCTCGCATTGCTCCCAGCTGTACCGACCCCGCGCTTCGGGCTCTCCAACGTCGACCCTGACGCAAGGCAGGAAGATGTCGTTTCGATCGAGCATCGCGATCACCTTCTGCACGCGCTATTGAAGTCGGAGCATCGACTCACAATCGCTTCGCCATCGGCAGGAAGCGCTGTCGTGACCGAAACCTTCTCCCGCTACGTGCGAGATCGAGCGAGTGCCGGGGTCGACGTAACGGTGCTCATCGACCGCGAATCCCAGGTAGACGAGCGCGCGGCGTCGCGATTAACTGAGCTTTCCCGAGACATCCGAGTCGGTCGCGCCGATCTGTCGGGATCGACTCACCTGATCTACGACGATGTCCATATCGAATCCAATTTCGACTGGCTTGTCGGCGGACAACTCCACCGCCAATACACCTGGAGCGTGGGCCGCCTGACGCGTTCCGAGCGAAACGCCGGGGACAGGTCAGCCCAGCTGATTCGTGACGCAACCGTGTGGTGAACATGATCGCGCGGACGAGCACAGCTCGGCGCAGTCAGTTGAATAGCCTGCTTGCGTGCGATTGCCGACCGCACACGTGGCACTGACCCGACCACGACTCCGTGACCCTAACGCGCTCACCGATAGGCGGGACGCGCGTCGCGGTCCATCGTGCGTTCACGTCCGCATTAGATCGCAATCGTGCTCGTCCCCGTCCGCCAGGGACGGACCCCGTACGGGCACCGCCCGCTTACGGATCCTCACCGTGCGCTGAGCCTGCACCCTGGTTCAGGTCGATGCGCGAGCGTGTGCGGGCATCTGTTCGGCCTCGACAACACACAGGACCGCGCGATCCTTATCGAGTGGCAGGCCGGTCTACGGATCAGAAGGTCAAGGGTTTGAGTCCCTTCGGGCGCAGACTGTGCTGAGACAGTCTGAGAAGAGCTCCGCTTCGGCGGGGCTCTTCTTGTTCTCGGAGCGTCAGGCGAGCAGCCAGCGGGTCAGCCGCCGGATGAAATCCGGCGCGAGCGGCGACGCGTAGGCCTCTGCGTCGTGACCGAGCGCGCTGTAGGCGGCCCGGCATCCGTCGTTCTCGTGCGCCCAGGCGAGCGCATGCGCGACCCCGTCCGGGTCGTCATGCGCGAGCAGGACGTCGGCTTCGGGGGAGACCCACAGTTCCGTGTACGCCTCGTCGACGGTGTCAACGGCGGGAAGATCGGCCACGGATGCCGAGACGGTGCGCACGCGCAGCGGGCCGCGTTCGGGGTGGAAAGTCACGCCGCGCACCCAGCGTCCGCCGAGACGCGCCTCCCACGCCGCGTACTCCGGCAGGAGCGTCGCGGCGACGTGCAGGGCGAGCAGCGGGCCGCCGTAACCAGCCAGGATCTCGGCGAGGCGCGCGTCGAGCGGATGGGGCGCGGTCCCCCCGCCCGCGTTGATCACGAGCAGGTCGGCGGCGTCAATCCGCGCGACGAGGCCCTCGAGGGTGTCCACGACGGTCACGTCACCGCCGTCCTCGCGCAGCACGTCGGCCACGATCGCACTGGTTTCGGCGAACGGATGCCACGGGTCCGCGTAATCCGCACCGCCCGAGAAGACGACGACGCGGCTCATTCAGATCCCGCCGGTGAAGAGGCTCACCAGACCCGCCGCGCCGAAGACGAACAGCACCACGGATACGACGCCCTTCCACGCGGCACCCTTCCCCCGGTGTCGGAGGACATCGGCGACAGCAAAGCAGGCGAATGCGACGGCCCATGCCAGCGCGAACAGGCGCGACCCGAGATGAGCGATGAACGGTGCGGCCGGTGCCCATAAGATCACGACCGCGAACGTTGCGACCAGCGTGATGACGATCAGCGCAGCGAAGACCAACATCGCGGTACCGCCCCGCTCGTCCCACGCTTCGGCGGGCGTGCGGCGCACTCTGCCGGCCGCGAGATCCGCGACGAAGTCCTCCGGCAGCGGCTGGCTGTCATCGAGAAGGCTGAGGCGGCGGACGCGCGCCTCGTCGGCACCCTGCGCGATCGCCCAGCGCAGGTAGGCGGACACCTCGTCCGGGTCGGCATCGGGGGCGACGACGGAGTACCGGCCGGCTTGCTCGAGCGCTCCGCCCGCGCGGTAGAGGGACACCAGCGCGGCCCTCAGGCCGACGTCCTTCGGGTCGCGCTCGAGGGCGGATCGTAGCGGCCGGGCCGCGCGACGGATGCCAACGGTCGCTGCCCGTTCATGCGCGTCGGCCATCGCGGCGTCCGTCGTCTCCATGCCCTCAGTATCCCCGCGACGATCGTTCATCCCTCGTTAAGTTGTGCACAACTAAATTGCGTGCAACCATAAAGGTATGAGAGCGACCGACCAGATGGTGTGCTTCGGGGTGTACTCGGCCAGCCATGCCTTCGGGCAGGCGTATCGGCGCGTGCTCGCGCCGTGGAAGCTGACGTACCCGCAGTACCTCGTCATCGTCGCTCTCGGGGACCAGGAACCCCGGTCGGTGAAGGAATTGGGCGAAGAGCTCTTCCTCGACTCGGGCACTCTGTCACCCCTCATCCGCCGCCTCGAAGCGCGCGGCATCGTCTCCCGTTCGCGCAGCCCTCACGACGACCGCGTCGTAGAGGTCTCGCTGACGGACGACGGCCGCGCGCTCCGCTCGGAACTGTCCGTCGTCGGCGCGGAGATCGCGCGCTGCACCGGACTGACCGAAGAGAAGGCCCGGATGCTGCTCGACGTGGTCCACGACCTGAACCGCGTCATGCGTACCACCGACGAGGCAATCGCCTCCTGACCCGAAGGACATCATGGAAGCTCTCTACACCGCAGAAGCACTCGCGACCGGAGGCGGCCGCAACGGCCACGTCCGCACCGTCGACGGCCTCGTCGACACCGACGTCCGCGTCCCCAAGGAGATGGGTGGTGCCGGTGGCGCTCCGAACCCCGAGGTCTTCTTCGCCGCGGGCTACGCCGCCTGCTTCCACAGCGCGCTCCAGTCCGTCGCCCGCGCGCAGAAGGTGACGCTCGAGGACACCAGCGTCGGCTCGCGCGTCAGCATCGGCTCCAACGGCGAGGGCGGCTTCGGCCTCTCCGTGCAGCTCGAGGTCGTCATCCCGAACCTCCCGCATGACGAGGCGCAGGCCCTCGCGGATGCCGCACACCAGGTGTGCCCCTACTCGAACGCCACGCGCGGCAACATCGAGGTCACCGTCACGGTCGTCGAGGACTGACCTCCGCCGGACTCAGTCGACAGGGCTCACGCGCAGCCAGCGGAATCCGCAGGCGGGCAGCGTGAGCCCTTCGCTGATGTCGGCCTCGACGCCCTCGATCAGATCCAGGGCCGTCGAGGCGAACCCCGAGAGCGTCACCGCGGGGATGTGCGCCGGCTCGTCCGCGACGTTCGCGAGCACCAGTACGACCGCTCCGTCCCCGGGACGCTGGTAGCCGACCACCGACGGCACGGGCACTCCGAAACCGATGAGATCCGCTCCGTCGAACTCGGGCGTCGTGTGCCGCACCGCGATGAGCTTCGTGAGGTCCCGGTGGATGCGGCCGGCTGAGGTCGCGGCATCCGTCTTCTGCGCGTAGCGGTCGCGGGGTTTCTGCCCCCGATGGGTCCAGCGTGCGTCGTCGCGGCGCTCGGGGTCGTCGCGGAACGTCGGGTCGTTCAGCTGGCCGACCTCGTCGCCGAGCCACAGCATCGGCAGTCCCGGCACGCTCAGCACGAGCGCGTGCGCGAGGGCGACGCGGGCCTCGCCGAGCGGGTCGCCGGCCTCGACGCCCGCGAGCGACGCCGTTGTGCCGGCGACGCCGCCGTCGGTCGCGAGCCCGCGTCCGAACGACGACTCGTCGGTGTACCGCGCGGTCAGAGCCGCGGCATCCGTCTCCCAGATGACGGCGTCCGCGTCGCGCACCGCGGCGACATCCGTGCTGCCGTCGCGGCGCTCGATCGCGCGCTGCAAGGGCGCGGCGTCGCCGGTGGCGAGTGCCTGCCAGAGCGGGGCCGAACCGGGGGATGCCGGGAGCACATCGACCCCCGGCGCACCGATCGCGAGCACGGCAGCGGCGATGTCCACCGCCGCGCGGTCGGAGAGGAGGAAGACCTCGACGCCGCGGCCCGCGAGGAAGAGGAGATCGTCGATCAACGTGCTCAGGTCGTCGCTTGCGGGCACGTCCACGGCGAGCGAGATGCCCGACAGACGCAGGTCCCCGGCGAGGTCGGACAGCCGATCGATCGACCCGAGCCCGGGGTCGCCGCGGCGGAGGTCGACAGTGCCGTCAGCCCGCCGCGCGAACGGCGACTGGACGTGCAGGACGCTCACGCCGAGGTCTCGGAGCGCGGGGATCTCATCGCGCAGGCCCGCCAGGTTGCCCGCGTAGCGGTCGGCGTAACAGGCCGCACCGAGGGCGAACCGCGACGCCGTTCGCGTCGTGTTCGCGGCGCGCTGCTCGCCGTGCACCTTGAGGTCGAGCGACCGCGCGTTCGCCGCGACGACGGCGGTGGTCACAAGCTCGGCGAGGTCTGCCGACGAGGCACCGCGTGTCGCCAGTGCCGCGTGAAGCGCGGGGAAGTGCCGACGGATGCGGCCCGCCACCGCGTCGTCGACGCGAGTGCGCTCCGCCACGGCGGACAGCGTCGCCGCGAGCTCGTCCTCGACGGTCCCGATGGTGCTCATGCGGTGGACCTCCCGCCCCCAGCGTAGAGGGCGGGCCGCAGCGCACTCAGTCGGCGCGCGCCACCGTCCGGTCGAGGAACGCGTGGATCGTCGCGTGCAGCGCCGCCGTTGACGCCGCATCGATCGCTCCCGAGTGACCACCTTCGATGGGCTCGAGGTAGTGCACCTCGGCATCCGTCTCGTCGGCCATGCGCGCCGCCATCTTGCGCGCCTGCACGGGACCGACCCGGTCGTCGCTCGCCGCCGCGTAGATGAGGGATGCGGGGTACCGCCGCCCGGGCTCGATCAGGTGGTACGGCGAGAAGGTCTTGACGAACTCCCACTCGGCGGGGTCGTCGGGGTCGCCGTACTCGGCGATCCAGCTGGCACCGGCCGACAGGCGCGTGTAGCGGCGCATGTCGAGGAGTGGTACGCCGCACACGATCGCGCCGAAGTCGTCGGGGTACTGAGTAAGCATGTTGCCGACGAGCAGTCCGCCGTTGCTGCGGCCGTGGCAGGCGATGCGGTCGGGCGTCGAGACGCCGCGAGCGACGAGGTCGCGGGCGACGGCGGCGAAGTCCTCGTAGGCGCGGTGGCGGTTCTCGCGGAGCGCGGCGAGGTGCCACTGCGGTCCGAACTCGCCCCCGCCGCGGATGTTCGCGACGACGTAGACGCGGCCCTCCTCGAGCCATGCCGGACCGACGATCGTGGGGTATTCGGGCGTCAGCGCATGCTCGAACCCGCCGTACCCGTTCATCAACACCGGCAGTGCGCCGGAGCGCTCGCGCGGACCGACCTCGAAGTAGGGCACGCGCGTGCCGTCGGCCGAGGTCGCCCAGTGCTGTTCGGCAACGAGGCCGGAGCTGTCGAAGGTCGCACGGCTGCGATCGACGACGCGGGCGTCGCTGCCCGGCTCGATGACGAGCAACGTCGGCGGGGTGAGGAATCCGC
This DNA window, taken from Microbacterium sp. MM2322, encodes the following:
- a CDS encoding organic hydroperoxide resistance protein, with the translated sequence MEALYTAEALATGGGRNGHVRTVDGLVDTDVRVPKEMGGAGGAPNPEVFFAAGYAACFHSALQSVARAQKVTLEDTSVGSRVSIGSNGEGGFGLSVQLEVVIPNLPHDEAQALADAAHQVCPYSNATRGNIEVTVTVVED
- a CDS encoding MarR family transcriptional regulator; this encodes MRATDQMVCFGVYSASHAFGQAYRRVLAPWKLTYPQYLVIVALGDQEPRSVKELGEELFLDSGTLSPLIRRLEARGIVSRSRSPHDDRVVEVSLTDDGRALRSELSVVGAEIARCTGLTEEKARMLLDVVHDLNRVMRTTDEAIAS
- a CDS encoding AAA domain-containing protein; translation: MDDIVGGRYLLQSGGEKIPQGNQSTVRRGVDMTNLEPVAIKFVQALRDDFTERMFERETSALLRLKHPNIVGLRDFGVDDSDTYYVVLDWMDSSLQQKLAAPFWNGWNEFYPDVFRPLLSAVAFAHLNDTEHRDIKPANILLDSDLRPFVADFGIATLRASGLPSTQTVQRFRSVPYAPPEEPRKPFVRDVFSLGVLAIQCMTPTAITDYDQILPALNEADLPDGVRDILRRCVDFNPDLRPTSGAELEGLLEDRWQMVSESAGRRQNTIWLEYTLRARTDLEQLATSGQPIGSMIARDLEHAVHAEFGIDKTTGATDRSWMFVYGASYRYSVATPRADGDPLRITAVTLLEFDAMEHGRRRSLELPAIFRWETRRPLNILTSVQGWRTLQRVVESHLDASVAPTEEVANDEQFELWSRVLDARAELARGVAKPMRYRRGVMLGRRATFDLLDEVDDDLMGTYWEAFDPDKPRHGFSGEVIEQDAGEITILLTRGPRSIPGRGVLRPYDAPSTIALSRQRSALLAIRDGKVPNDSIRDVVLDPSRSRPPARISIDSWQSEMDPDKKTAIELAVGNSEMMIVEGPPGTGKTRFIAELVYQILRSDPRKKILIASQTNAAVDNALERISEVGLTSIVRLAGASSAAISPAVHPLIMENQLPRWADSIRANARTTIQADAQRHNIPVQHALAVLLLEQVAALGNERQLLESRIGSSPRRSGSITGLEDVEKVEQQDELIARIDQLRDRSAAHVASARELLDGDLELESGLSHIAAREAIAKLLDGKPNAQAFLRRVGLQAEWMDRIESDEEVTGAFLATTSVVAGTCVGVLRHRAIAEIEFDLCIVDEASRATLTEAMIPLSRAKQWVVVGDTRQLPPSDEDLIRRPDILNEHSINEFDVLETLFQRLVDRLPRESQVMLRSQYRMIRPIGEMISACFYDGQLQSPKDGGIPGYNLWAGAPVTWLDTSHMGDERREATAGSTSVANRTEAKVLVDRIVHLDAALDRGLIRPGSERPLKILAIAPYMSQVGDIRRRVAATNFKHLTVTVMSVDAVQGREADIAFFSVTRSNRNRKLGFLGPSYWRRINVALSRARFGLVIVGDAEFIRSQESGLSKVLRHIELNPGDCMIRNATG
- a CDS encoding ThuA domain-containing protein; this encodes MSRVVVFSGGADYADPWHPFAETSAIVADVLREDGGDVTVVDTLEGLVARIDAADLLVINAGGGTAPHPLDARLAEILAGYGGPLLALHVAATLLPEYAAWEARLGGRWVRGVTFHPERGPLRVRTVSASVADLPAVDTVDEAYTELWVSPEADVLLAHDDPDGVAHALAWAHENDGCRAAYSALGHDAEAYASPLAPDFIRRLTRWLLA
- a CDS encoding DUF6584 family protein codes for the protein METTDAAMADAHERAATVGIRRAARPLRSALERDPKDVGLRAALVSLYRAGGALEQAGRYSVVAPDADPDEVSAYLRWAIAQGADEARVRRLSLLDDSQPLPEDFVADLAAGRVRRTPAEAWDERGGTAMLVFAALIVITLVATFAVVILWAPAAPFIAHLGSRLFALAWAVAFACFAVADVLRHRGKGAAWKGVVSVVLFVFGAAGLVSLFTGGI
- a CDS encoding DUF3459 domain-containing protein, which translates into the protein MSTIGTVEDELAATLSAVAERTRVDDAVAGRIRRHFPALHAALATRGASSADLAELVTTAVVAANARSLDLKVHGEQRAANTTRTASRFALGAACYADRYAGNLAGLRDEIPALRDLGVSVLHVQSPFARRADGTVDLRRGDPGLGSIDRLSDLAGDLRLSGISLAVDVPASDDLSTLIDDLLFLAGRGVEVFLLSDRAAVDIAAAVLAIGAPGVDVLPASPGSAPLWQALATGDAAPLQRAIERRDGSTDVAAVRDADAVIWETDAAALTARYTDESSFGRGLATDGGVAGTTASLAGVEAGDPLGEARVALAHALVLSVPGLPMLWLGDEVGQLNDPTFRDDPERRDDARWTHRGQKPRDRYAQKTDAATSAGRIHRDLTKLIAVRHTTPEFDGADLIGFGVPVPSVVGYQRPGDGAVVLVLANVADEPAHIPAVTLSGFASTALDLIEGVEADISEGLTLPACGFRWLRVSPVD